A single window of Cryptococcus neoformans var. neoformans JEC21 chromosome 3 sequence DNA harbors:
- a CDS encoding expressed protein has translation MSNPLSPSSSRLSKPNASRTPPVKNARHSRSKSSLPQPKILPFPDLSELRSSRDTSRANSPLSTPAGDRLDITFDQLIMVRGNSSDSGTHARHRSSGSGGRTTPVSVSGTSTFLRPTSPPISSPLAVTSSRARAFTAPTRPPLSPASRSMLVSSSAITTSRDTQDPHLASSSPPRPSTSAPSAPSVAIAPPIAPILLTPSSSGPATSTHAVDFAHGPTTPVKTSHHHNHGYGRSHALNHSTSSLLSAPTTSVTPVPSFQSISEHLYKAFLSGTCADVRLVVKKWGVYYNVHKMILSQSSFFSSLFLGGFSEATATPKSSYKGKGKARVDVQAEDWHGESIDLQFDDPNITRAAFEICLSRLYCPFPSLHFPTTLLPTSSHPLTPSFPYITSPPCYPSLQSSLLPNAQLATPRLLLSLLATSVYIGHGHLLREVLAMILRTVGPLTVNQYLSFAVGDGIGDEEWEGQTAEGANGLQDIAKRISDAPESRSSAMTPMEEEDEETFETSQKSSGSRLSSDSNTKIGQRDPFIQLNGVPFEPSPTSPAASARSQNNEFSFVSADMLDLPHFYGTVGNKIGEACVCWLARWGMDLLRAELETPNVCYRIWAHGGLPARFVRALLSSDFFFVKDEMERYEITRDVLELRRTGWQQELDGRGDLSLANPEVAEQHGWEEWEEDEKEIKLVFAEGIRYCHMTFNDLSSIASNIDPQTALPYTPMSVLQAAHWSAADLRARVTAHERDGNVSVESEDDKNEVGLTQTTSSIVEGLRKRRRPAPRSRVPSPASWGPSTTSLAATINSISSATEASFSPLLSHSNSVWYPVPSDETHRIGASGLLSAGSLSTANLSGVPDFGPDLVDVLPQEGSKSQPPHGEKNFFGLVSGKATEEEIEEKWVNEGGAFAMSHLGLMGNGNAKEDKWTKIEPFRFSVEFWDVDKLGEKERYYSATHFYAGSLFNCYVQMIKRKEKGVQLGIYLHRQSPNESFPTPSAPQMADRNPLMRTVTSLSTAPAPSTPAVHGQSLAPSPVIPGSPPSATTRFFPGGANQERGNALATDVPYHDTRAVTKAFFSISCASALGTALIRFTSGPDTFAHSQSWGWKSSALKSEEYLSSPPAVERGENLDEGVMGWTGEVDTEGIGKGNGRSTLRATVVVGIV, from the exons ATGAGCAATCCCCTCTCGCCGTCATCCTCTCGCCTGTCCAAGCCAAACGCCTCTCGCACTCCGCCCGTCAAGAATGCCAGACACAGTCGTTCCAAGTCGAGCCTGCCGCAGCCCAAGATTCTTCCGTTTCCCGACTTGTCAGAACTAAGGTCCTCCAGAGATACCAGCCGCGCCaactctcctctttccactccGGCCGGCGACCGACTCGACATCACATTTGACCAGCTCATCATGGTAAGAGGCAACTCCTCAGACAGCGGTACCCATGCCAGACACCGCTCCTCTGGTTCTGGCGGCCGCACAACGCCGGTCTCCGTCTCCGGCACATCCACTTTCCTCCGGCCCACCTCACCACCTATCTCCTCGCCACTGGCCGTCACTAGCTCGCGAGCACGGGCTTTTACAGCTCCCACGAGACCCCCTCTCAGCCCCGCATCCAGGTCCATGCTTGTCTCGTCTTCAGCCATTACCACGTCACGCGACACACAAGACCCGCACCTTGCTTCGTCCTCGCCACCACGACCATCGACATCTGCTCCTTCGGCCCCATCTGTTGCCATCGCACCTCCTATCGCCCCCATATTACTCActccttcgtcttctggGCCAGCCACCAGCACTCACGCCGTTGACTTTGCGCACGGACCGACAACGCCTGTCAAGACTTCTCATCATCACAACCACGGGTATGGTCGTTCTCATGCCCTCAACCATTCGACATCCTCGCTTCTGTCAGCGCCGACAACTTCCGTGACCCCGGTACCTTCTTTCCAATCCATCAGCGAACACCTTTACAAGGCATTTCTCAGTGGGACGTGTGCTGATGTCCGATTGGTGGTGAAAAAGTGGGGAGTATATTACAACGTCCATAAAATGATCCTGTCTCAATCAA GTTTCTTCAGTTCTCTCTTCCTAGGAGGGTTTTCCGAAGCCACCGCCACTCCAAAATCGTCGTacaaaggcaaaggcaaagcgAGAGTCGATGTTCAAGCCGAAGACTGGCATGGAGAGAGTATTGACCTGCAGTTCGATGATCCAAATATTACCAGAGCGGCTTTTGA GATATGTCTGTCGAGACTTTATTGTCCATTTCCCAGTCTCCACTTTCCCACTACGCTCCTTCCCACGTCCTCTCACCCTCTCACTCCATCTTTCCCCTATATCACATCGCCTCCTTGCTATCCTTCCCTTCAATCATCGCTTCTACCAAACGCGCAGCTGGCCACCCCTCGCCTTCTTTTATCCCTTTTGGCCACCAGTGTATACATCGGACATGgccatcttcttcgagaGGTGCTTGCCATGATTCTCAGAACTGTTGGACCGTTGACGGTCAATCAGTATCTCTCATTCGCCGTTGGCGACGGGAtaggtgatgaagaatgggaagggCAGACCGCTGAAGGTGCCAATGGTTTGCAAGATATCGCCAAACGAATTTCCGACGCTCCAGAGTCACGGTCATCTGCGATGACGCCtatggaagaggaagatgaagaaactTTTGAAACTAGTCAAAAGTCTAGTGGTTCGAGGCTCTCGTCTGATTCAAATACCAAAATTGGCCAACGAGATCCGTTCATTCAGCTCAACGGCGTTCCTTTCGAACCCTCACCCACCAGCCCCGCTGCCTCTGCCCGATCTCAGAACAACGAATTTTCCTTTGTCTCTGCAGACATGCTTGACCTACCTCATTTTTACGGTACTGTAGGAAACAAAATTGGTGAGGCTTGTGTCTGTTGGCTAGCAAGATGGGGTATGGACCTATTGCGAGCGGAGTTGGAGACGCCGAACGTCTGCTATCGCATCTGGGCACATGGAGGTTTACCTGCGCGCTTCGTGCGGGCACTCCTAAGCTCAGATTTTTTCTTTGTAAAAGATGAAATGGAGAGATATGAAATTACAAGGGATGTGTTGGAGTTGAGGAGGACCGGGTGGCAGCAAGAActggatggaagaggggatCTATCCTTGGCCAATCCCGAAGTTGCCGAGCAGCATGGCTgggaggagtgggaggaggacgagaaagagattAAATTGGTATTCGCTGAAGGAATTAGGTATTGCCATATG ACATTCAATGATCTGTCATCTATCGCTTCTAATATTGATCCCCAAACCGCTCTTCCTTATACGCCCATGTCTGTGCTCCAGGCAGCGCATTGGTCAGCAGCTGATCTTCGGGCTCGTGTGACGGCGCACGAACGAGACGGGAACGTCTCGGTGGAGTCGGAAGACGACAAGAATGAAGTGGGTCTCACCCAAACGACTTCATCTATTGTTGAAGGACTACGCAAACGCCGTAGACCCGCGCCGCGCAGTAGAGTGCCCAGTCCGGCCTCTTGGGGTCCTTCGACTACTTCGTTAGCTGCCACCATCAATTCTATTTCTTCAGCGACCGaagcctccttctccccgcTTCTTTCTCACTCTAACTCTGTGTGGTACCCCGTCCCATCCGATGAAACGCATCGTATCGGGGCCAGCGGTCTCTTGTCAGCTGGCTCACTCTCGACTGCGAATCTATCTGGCGTCCCCGATTTTGGTCCGGACCTAGTAGACGTTCTGCCTCAGGAAGGTAGCAAGTCGCAACCCCCTCACGGCGAGAAAAATTTCTTTGGATTAGTCAGTGGGAAAGCgactgaagaagaaattgaGGAGAAGTGGGTCAATGAAGGCGGGGCATTTGCAATGTCGCATCTGGGGTTGATGGGAAATGGGAatgcaaaagaagataagTGGACGAAAATTGAACCGTTTAG GTTTTCGGTTGAATTCTGGGATGTAGACAAGTTAGGTGAAAAAGAACGTTACTATTCCGCCACTCATTTTTACGCTGGATCGTTATTCAATTG TTACGTTCAAATGataaaaaggaaagagaaaggggtTCAACTAGGAATTtatcttcatcgtcaa TCACCTAATGAATCGTTTCCCACGCCTTCTGCGCCTCAGATGGCCGATAGGAATCCGTTGATGAGGACGGTTACCAGCCTCTCAACGGCCCCAGCACCATCTACGCCGGCCGTACATGGCCAATCTCTGGCACCATCTCCAGTCATTCCGGGGAGCCCACCTTCTGCGACGACCCGTTTCTTCCCCGGTGGGGCCAATCAGGAGCGTGGTAATGCTTTGGCGACTGATGTACCTTACCATGATACCAGAGCTGTCACCAAG GCATTCTTTTCCATCAGTTGTGCCTCGGCTCTCGGGACGGCCCTCATACGATTCACCTCTGGTCCCGATACCTTTGCTCATTCTCAGTCGTGGGGTTGGAAGTCTTCTGCTCTGAAATCGGAGGAGTATctatcttctcctccgGCAGTGGAACGCGGCGAGAATTTGGACGAAGGTGTGATGGGATGGACCGGTGAGGTTGATACAGAAGGTAttggaaaaggaaacgGGCGTTCCACATTGAGAGCAACGGTCGTGGTTGGCATAGTTTGA